One window from the genome of Pyrobaculum ferrireducens encodes:
- a CDS encoding family 2 glycosyl transferase, which yields MWIFWIFVAAVVAYEVAHLAAELRIGAPTRGSCRAVVVVPTRGGGNLARFAGHVDYVVVDGAEAARAAEAAGLRWVANRYVELGKSGALATALEVIDADLYVFVDDDAHPGPWLEALRGMCGRFATAYRWVLGRLQNAFSLGGLDWMVWRRTRFLYGGAMTVPGERRREAVVALKRCPVDDMALTKIAGDIAVLPLLVPMDPAPRTWEFFTRQAVAARLGNPLLWGVELVYYWAWVAAALLFPPLFLLHAARTALRSRRALGRVDWAQVLLSPLERPLEAFVFLASAFRRCFKWGAREFCGGC from the coding sequence ATGTGGATTTTTTGGATCTTTGTCGCCGCTGTCGTGGCATACGAGGTGGCGCATTTGGCGGCTGAGCTGAGAATTGGGGCGCCAACCCGGGGCTCGTGCAGGGCGGTGGTGGTGGTGCCTACCCGCGGCGGTGGGAATCTGGCTAGGTTCGCCGGCCATGTCGACTACGTGGTTGTCGACGGGGCGGAGGCGGCGAGGGCGGCTGAGGCGGCGGGGCTGAGGTGGGTTGCTAATCGCTATGTGGAGCTCGGCAAGTCGGGGGCTTTGGCCACAGCGCTTGAGGTAATCGACGCAGATCTCTATGTTTTTGTCGACGACGACGCGCATCCAGGGCCTTGGCTAGAGGCTCTTAGGGGTATGTGCGGGAGGTTCGCCACGGCATACCGCTGGGTTTTGGGGAGGCTTCAAAACGCCTTTTCGCTTGGAGGCCTCGACTGGATGGTATGGAGGCGCACGAGGTTTCTCTACGGCGGCGCCATGACGGTGCCCGGGGAGCGGAGGCGCGAAGCCGTGGTGGCACTCAAGAGGTGCCCCGTCGACGACATGGCTCTGACTAAAATAGCCGGCGACATCGCGGTGCTCCCCCTGCTGGTGCCTATGGACCCGGCGCCTCGGACGTGGGAGTTTTTCACAAGGCAGGCGGTGGCGGCGAGGCTGGGCAACCCCCTTCTCTGGGGGGTGGAGCTGGTTTACTACTGGGCGTGGGTGGCGGCGGCCCTCCTCTTCCCGCCCCTCTTCCTCCTGCACGCGGCGAGGACCGCGTTGCGGTCGCGGCGGGCGCTGGGGAGGGTGGACTGGGCGCAGGTACTTCTCTCGCCTCTGGAGAGGCCTCTGGAGGCTTTTGTATTCCTAGCCTCGGCGTTTAGGCGGTGTTTCAAGTGGGGAGCGAGGGAGTTCTGCGGCGGGTGCTAG
- a CDS encoding NADH-ubiquinone oxidoreductase, translated as MIDIIILSAALFFGILTVYSRDNVYSATSLAASAGAVGAYYAYLAQFAPAFLIFVIYIGAVMLLVIVTAAMYGGTQRWAGRYLLVATLFTLAAAALGVLAIAAPQRAPSPAQPPDLLNAVVMLIGVAVASLVVAIETGRRT; from the coding sequence ATGATAGATATAATAATCCTCTCAGCCGCCCTCTTTTTCGGAATCCTAACGGTTTACTCCCGCGACAACGTCTACTCAGCCACGAGCCTCGCCGCCTCGGCGGGCGCCGTAGGCGCCTACTACGCCTACCTAGCCCAGTTCGCCCCCGCCTTCCTAATCTTCGTCATATACATAGGCGCCGTCATGCTCCTCGTCATAGTCACCGCCGCCATGTACGGAGGAACCCAGAGGTGGGCCGGCCGCTACCTCCTCGTAGCCACCCTCTTCACCCTCGCCGCCGCCGCCCTCGGCGTGCTGGCCATCGCCGCGCCGCAGAGGGCGCCGTCCCCCGCCCAGCCTCCTGACCTTCTAAACGCCGTGGTTATGCTGATAGGCGTCGCCGTCGCCTCTCTCGTAGTGGCCATCGAGACGGGGAGGAGGACATGA
- a CDS encoding complex I subunit 5 family protein: protein MIILATVLIPMALSLAAYAAAKKSPYTAGYISALALIPLLVVSAYSVFGGVDITEAAFQGFDILAFRITPFNGLFAFTVALVGILVAIYSPPYMEHRSQEVGRDTSLFYLTYGFFLGGLAGAFVAANLIMVYVFIEIALVASLFQVLYYGYGDRVRITVMYLVWSHVGAFLVLAGFLLLYLDGTYYVPLLLEGVENAKFPGPNAVAFLLILVGSLIKMAALGVHMWLPYVHAEAPTPLSALLSPVLVGVGGYLIAATAMYVLPADSEWARWLVYYAVATAIYGGLMAYLQKDVKRLFAYSTVSQMGYLLLGVALFNPHGYTAAALFYLSHGLGKAVLFMTAGYFIMHLHTRDIEKMGGLYGWRPELAGAAVVGFLNLAGILSVGMVSEIVLTVAYAKYFGKEYLFYIPYAAILLVTGIYAFNTIRVVFFGPHKREDKGPVDLALLAIVAAAFISLLLFLPPFSSALADNVYKTIEVAKLWK from the coding sequence ATGATCATCCTAGCCACAGTCCTAATACCAATGGCCCTCTCCCTAGCCGCCTACGCCGCCGCAAAGAAGTCGCCATACACGGCGGGCTACATATCGGCGCTGGCGCTGATACCCCTACTAGTCGTCTCCGCCTACTCGGTATTCGGCGGCGTCGACATCACGGAGGCGGCGTTCCAAGGCTTTGATATACTGGCGTTCCGCATAACCCCCTTCAACGGGCTCTTCGCCTTCACAGTAGCCCTCGTCGGCATCCTCGTCGCCATATACTCACCGCCGTACATGGAACACAGGAGCCAAGAGGTGGGCAGAGACACATCCCTATTCTACCTCACATACGGCTTCTTCCTAGGCGGACTCGCCGGCGCCTTCGTCGCCGCCAACCTAATCATGGTGTACGTATTCATAGAAATAGCCCTCGTAGCCTCCCTCTTCCAGGTACTGTACTACGGATACGGAGACCGCGTAAGGATTACAGTCATGTACCTCGTCTGGTCCCACGTAGGGGCCTTCCTCGTCTTAGCCGGCTTCCTCCTCCTCTATCTAGATGGGACCTACTACGTACCCCTCCTCCTAGAGGGCGTCGAAAACGCCAAGTTCCCTGGGCCCAATGCCGTTGCCTTCCTCCTAATTCTAGTCGGCTCCCTAATCAAGATGGCCGCCCTCGGCGTCCACATGTGGCTCCCCTACGTCCACGCAGAGGCCCCCACGCCGCTGTCCGCCCTCCTGTCCCCCGTCCTAGTCGGCGTAGGGGGGTACTTAATAGCGGCCACGGCGATGTACGTCCTGCCAGCAGACTCCGAGTGGGCCCGGTGGCTCGTCTACTACGCCGTAGCCACAGCCATATACGGCGGCCTAATGGCGTATTTGCAGAAAGACGTGAAGAGGCTATTCGCCTACTCGACGGTATCGCAGATGGGCTATCTACTCCTCGGCGTGGCCCTCTTCAACCCCCACGGCTACACCGCGGCGGCGCTGTTCTACCTAAGCCACGGCCTAGGCAAGGCCGTCCTATTCATGACCGCCGGGTACTTCATAATGCACCTCCACACCCGCGACATTGAGAAAATGGGCGGGCTCTACGGCTGGCGCCCCGAGCTGGCGGGAGCCGCCGTGGTGGGGTTCCTCAACCTGGCGGGCATCCTGAGCGTGGGTATGGTGTCGGAGATAGTGCTCACGGTGGCCTACGCGAAGTACTTCGGAAAGGAGTACCTCTTCTACATACCCTACGCAGCTATCCTCCTGGTGACCGGCATCTACGCCTTCAACACCATCCGCGTGGTGTTCTTCGGCCCCCACAAGAGAGAGGACAAGGGCCCCGTCGACTTGGCCCTGCTGGCCATAGTCGCGGCGGCCTTCATATCGCTTCTGCTCTTCCTACCGCCCTTCTCCAGCGCACTTGCAGACAATGTATATAAAACTATAGAGGTGGCGAAGCTATGGAAGTAG
- the upp gene encoding uracil phosphoribosyltransferase: MPVKIIDHVYAQYLLTKLRDRRTGSIEFRKGLVRLGRIIGYELAKTFPTRYVEVETPLGRATGIDIIGLDRVVIVQVLRAAMPLVEGLIKAFPQARLGVVAARRREEGGVVGVEVFYSKIPAVEADDTVIVADPMLATGVTMSRVIEEVYKAGAPGRLVAVSVIATPVGIERVLSRWPQAEIYTVAVDPELNDRAFIVPGLGDAGDRAFAT; the protein is encoded by the coding sequence ATGCCGGTCAAGATTATAGACCACGTATACGCCCAGTACCTCCTGACAAAGCTGAGAGATCGCCGCACAGGTAGTATCGAGTTCCGGAAGGGCCTTGTGAGGCTTGGGAGGATTATTGGGTATGAGCTGGCTAAGACCTTCCCTACTCGCTATGTGGAGGTTGAGACGCCGCTGGGGAGGGCCACGGGGATTGACATAATTGGGCTGGACAGGGTGGTGATTGTCCAGGTGCTACGCGCCGCGATGCCCCTAGTGGAGGGTCTTATAAAGGCCTTCCCCCAGGCGCGGCTGGGGGTGGTGGCGGCGAGGAGGAGGGAGGAGGGGGGCGTGGTGGGTGTTGAGGTGTTTTACTCCAAGATACCGGCCGTAGAGGCAGACGACACGGTAATTGTGGCTGATCCCATGCTGGCGACGGGGGTCACCATGAGTAGGGTGATTGAGGAGGTGTATAAGGCGGGGGCGCCGGGGAGGCTTGTGGCGGTTTCCGTCATAGCGACGCCTGTGGGCATCGAGAGAGTGCTGTCTCGATGGCCCCAGGCCGAGATATACACAGTGGCGGTGGACCCCGAGCTTAACGACAGGGCGTTTATAGTCCCCGGTCTCGGCGACGCGGGGGACAGGGCGTTTGCTACTTAG
- the folE gene encoding GTP cyclohydrolase I → MITEKRAKARPEKGVEDLLLHLGEDLSRPGVANTPRRFVKAMEELTRGLREPPPEVVFFPLEYEAQVGPVVIENIGAVSVCEHHLLPILLRVSVAYIPGDGVPGLSKVIKLVKWAAARPIMQERFTEWLADLLMERLRARAVKVRVCGVHMCSFIRGARDEHHNMVTEARRGDIDVRLSCRRPLSCR, encoded by the coding sequence GTGATTACCGAGAAGAGGGCCAAGGCGAGGCCTGAGAAGGGCGTCGAGGACCTCCTTCTCCACCTCGGCGAGGACCTCTCCCGGCCGGGGGTGGCCAATACGCCTAGGCGCTTTGTGAAGGCTATGGAGGAGCTGACGCGGGGGCTTAGGGAGCCTCCCCCCGAGGTGGTCTTCTTCCCACTGGAATACGAGGCGCAGGTGGGGCCTGTGGTTATTGAGAATATAGGCGCCGTGTCTGTCTGCGAGCACCACCTACTCCCCATCCTCCTCCGGGTGTCGGTGGCGTACATCCCGGGGGACGGGGTGCCGGGGCTGAGCAAGGTTATTAAGCTTGTTAAGTGGGCCGCGGCGAGGCCAATTATGCAGGAGCGCTTCACCGAGTGGCTGGCCGATCTCTTAATGGAGAGGCTGAGGGCGCGGGCCGTCAAAGTTAGGGTGTGTGGAGTGCATATGTGCTCCTTCATCCGGGGTGCGAGGGACGAACACCACAACATGGTCACCGAGGCGAGGAGAGGCGACATCGACGTGAGGCTGAGCTGCCGCAGGCCCCTGTCTTGCAGATGA
- a CDS encoding Lrp/AsnC family transcriptional regulator encodes MTEEVKLTDRQYQLLNHLLQRAQPMRVYTVYGDQDEIARELGMTRQALAIHLKRLKELGLVRTGREFVDITEKAVKLLKGQSSDVIILVKIEPKYRDKVYDATKKLPIEKALRLAGDYDLAVITQETVLDKVLDSINNMEGVKETKTFISIGAVKE; translated from the coding sequence ATGACAGAGGAAGTAAAGCTTACAGACAGGCAGTACCAATTGCTAAACCACCTGCTCCAGAGGGCACAGCCAATGAGGGTTTACACCGTGTATGGAGACCAGGACGAGATTGCCAGAGAGCTGGGAATGACCAGGCAGGCCCTTGCGATACATCTGAAGAGGCTTAAGGAGCTTGGGCTTGTAAGGACGGGGAGGGAGTTTGTGGACATCACAGAGAAGGCTGTGAAGCTCCTGAAGGGGCAGTCCAGCGACGTGATTATCCTGGTGAAGATTGAGCCTAAGTACCGAGACAAGGTGTACGACGCCACCAAGAAGCTACCTATTGAGAAGGCTCTGAGGCTCGCGGGGGACTACGACCTCGCCGTGATTACCCAGGAGACTGTGTTAGACAAGGTGCTAGACTCCATAAACAACATGGAGGGCGTTAAGGAGACTAAGACGTTTATATCAATCGGCGCTGTAAAAGAGTAA
- the nuoI gene encoding NADH-quinone oxidoreductase subunit NuoI yields MSTPKLSTIVKATVDALAVAARNFIKPERITVYYPYEKLEYARMRGWIGLWTEKCTSCMLCARICPTNAIKMYPAPNTKRYPGIDYGRCIMCHFCIDICPTDALYPTPIKELAFYDYKEMIYTPDMEREPPKIQEPYKSVKVAIKYEGGIPKKVRLE; encoded by the coding sequence ATGAGCACCCCCAAGCTAAGCACGATAGTCAAGGCGACTGTAGACGCCCTCGCGGTAGCCGCCAGGAACTTCATAAAGCCGGAGCGCATCACCGTATACTACCCATACGAAAAGCTGGAATACGCCAGGATGAGAGGCTGGATAGGCCTGTGGACAGAGAAGTGCACCTCGTGCATGCTCTGCGCCAGGATATGCCCCACCAACGCCATCAAGATGTACCCAGCCCCCAACACCAAGAGATACCCCGGCATAGACTACGGCAGGTGCATCATGTGCCACTTCTGCATCGACATATGCCCCACAGACGCCCTCTACCCAACCCCCATAAAGGAACTAGCCTTTTACGACTACAAAGAGATGATCTACACCCCCGACATGGAACGCGAACCCCCAAAAATCCAAGAACCCTACAAATCCGTCAAGGTGGCAATAAAATACGAAGGCGGCATACCCAAAAAAGTAAGACTAGAGTAA
- a CDS encoding NADH-quinone oxidoreductase subunit D codes for MIRVEEYGLVLKEERLEGGRRVLDIFWGPQHPTSGHTRLIVEVDGDVVVNVTPDPGYVHRTMEKLGETRHWIQNIPLFERLSLPDAINVTWAYSMAIERLSKLDVSPRAEYLRVIMGELSRISTHLYDLGLHAIMIGSSTGFMWGFGLRELLVQLWAMVSGSRTTPTWVLPGGVRTAPPDAFYEQTRGFLDYLEKKMDEFVRIVVKNPVGYYRLRDVGYLSKEDAARLMATGPGARGSGIDWDARRAYKYGVYHELEWEVCVEDGGDSLARTMVRLCEIRQSARLIRQALDRVPRDGPLVGEAVLHRLPPKQREKANEYIRLGALFTTMLPQAEGTGVTEGGRGRYYFHVLGDGTEKPYRVRISTPSWQNLRAMIKAFIGSRLMDLPAIYGSFGYFPPEQDR; via the coding sequence ATGATAAGGGTCGAGGAGTACGGACTTGTGTTAAAAGAGGAGCGCCTCGAGGGGGGCCGCCGTGTTCTCGACATTTTCTGGGGGCCTCAGCACCCCACCAGCGGCCACACCCGCCTCATCGTCGAGGTAGACGGCGACGTCGTGGTAAACGTCACGCCTGACCCTGGCTATGTGCACAGGACGATGGAAAAGCTCGGCGAGACCCGGCACTGGATTCAGAACATACCTCTCTTCGAGAGGCTCTCACTTCCAGACGCCATAAACGTCACCTGGGCCTACTCCATGGCCATAGAGAGGCTCTCCAAATTAGACGTCTCTCCCCGCGCCGAGTATCTAAGGGTAATCATGGGGGAGCTCAGCCGCATCTCCACCCACCTATACGACCTCGGCCTCCACGCCATTATGATAGGTTCGTCTACAGGCTTCATGTGGGGCTTCGGTCTGCGCGAGCTTTTAGTACAGCTGTGGGCCATGGTTTCGGGCTCCCGAACCACCCCCACCTGGGTCCTCCCCGGCGGAGTCCGCACCGCGCCCCCCGACGCCTTCTACGAACAGACCAGGGGCTTCCTCGACTACCTCGAAAAGAAGATGGATGAATTTGTCAGAATTGTCGTCAAGAACCCCGTGGGTTACTACCGCCTCAGAGACGTCGGCTACCTCAGCAAGGAGGACGCCGCCAGGCTCATGGCCACGGGCCCCGGCGCCAGGGGCTCCGGCATAGACTGGGACGCCCGCCGCGCCTATAAATACGGCGTGTACCACGAGCTGGAGTGGGAAGTCTGCGTAGAAGACGGGGGGGACTCCCTCGCCAGGACGATGGTGAGGCTCTGCGAAATTAGGCAAAGCGCCAGGCTCATAAGGCAGGCCCTGGACAGAGTCCCCAGAGACGGCCCCCTAGTCGGTGAGGCGGTACTGCACAGACTGCCCCCCAAGCAGAGGGAGAAGGCCAACGAGTACATTAGACTAGGCGCCCTTTTCACCACAATGCTACCACAGGCAGAGGGCACCGGCGTCACGGAGGGGGGCAGGGGGAGGTACTACTTCCACGTACTCGGCGACGGCACCGAGAAGCCCTACAGGGTGAGGATATCCACACCCTCTTGGCAAAACCTCAGAGCCATGATCAAGGCATTCATAGGCTCCCGCCTCATGGACCTCCCAGCGATATACGGATCCTTCGGCTACTTCCCACCAGAGCAGGACCGGTGA
- a CDS encoding SDR family NAD(P)-dependent oxidoreductase: MRLVVTGASGGIGAALVRIAKSRGDFTVGISRRPSEADVHHNCDVLDLDCLRKAAAEVGRVDGLALIHGHGDPGLWVKPISELDGDDFLDVFRVDVVGSFNVVKAFLPALSRDASVVFVSSTPGLVGDSYGIPYAAAKGALIALARSLAKALAPVRVNAVAFGPIATRWTTWISKEELEGFRGRTLLKRLGSPEEAAEAVYWLLSPASSYVTGHVLIVDGGESL, encoded by the coding sequence ATGAGGCTAGTCGTCACGGGGGCCAGCGGCGGCATAGGGGCGGCGCTGGTACGTATCGCCAAGTCCAGGGGGGACTTCACCGTCGGCATCTCGAGGCGGCCCTCCGAGGCAGACGTCCACCACAACTGCGACGTCCTCGACCTGGACTGCCTCAGAAAGGCGGCGGCTGAGGTGGGGCGGGTGGACGGCTTAGCTCTGATCCACGGCCACGGAGACCCGGGGCTGTGGGTCAAGCCGATTTCCGAGCTAGACGGAGACGACTTCCTCGACGTCTTCAGAGTTGACGTGGTGGGCTCGTTTAACGTAGTGAAGGCCTTTCTCCCGGCCTTGTCGAGAGACGCCTCCGTGGTGTTTGTCTCCTCTACGCCGGGCCTCGTCGGCGACAGCTACGGCATCCCCTACGCCGCGGCTAAGGGAGCCCTGATAGCGCTGGCTAGGAGCTTGGCTAAGGCGCTGGCCCCGGTGAGGGTAAACGCCGTGGCCTTCGGCCCAATCGCCACTAGGTGGACCACGTGGATTAGCAAGGAGGAGCTGGAGGGGTTCAGGGGGAGGACTTTGTTAAAGAGGCTGGGATCCCCCGAGGAGGCAGCTGAAGCTGTGTACTGGCTCCTCTCACCTGCCTCTAGCTACGTGACCGGCCATGTGCTAATCGTCGACGGCGGGGAGTCCCTTTGA
- the nuoH gene encoding NADH-quinone oxidoreductase subunit NuoH, translated as MDLSSLILSPRLWFFIILFAASGGVLLTVVWFERKAAARVQMRVGPLHVSPQLGGYLQLLADAFKFIISEPIVPRGAHRILFVWGPPIFVTLAFGASLLLPLTPDLRLIKDPALLPYGLVFSLVILLLVSISIVIIGWSVNNKFAYIGAAREALLVAAYELPLILSFLAMALLYGTLNPLEIVNKQTALTGALLNPLAFLVFIIAAAMATARFPFEIADYEGDVATGPYSDYGGVFLVLSFAGGTYYATFSYSLLATVLFLGGWALPGYTPGPWPRDIIGHLILAAWVLAKTTALMLFYAFLRAAMPVLRLDHTLVLGWRGLLALGVAAVAWSAALRVLGLAP; from the coding sequence ATGGATCTCTCGTCCCTAATCCTCTCTCCCCGCCTCTGGTTTTTTATAATACTCTTCGCGGCGTCGGGCGGCGTACTGCTGACAGTGGTGTGGTTCGAGAGGAAAGCCGCCGCGAGGGTCCAGATGCGGGTGGGTCCCCTCCACGTCTCCCCCCAGCTCGGCGGCTACCTCCAGCTACTGGCTGACGCCTTCAAATTCATCATAAGCGAGCCGATAGTCCCCCGCGGCGCCCACAGAATACTATTCGTATGGGGCCCCCCGATATTCGTGACCCTCGCCTTCGGCGCATCGCTACTCCTGCCCCTAACCCCAGATCTCAGACTCATAAAAGACCCCGCCCTCCTCCCATACGGCCTTGTCTTCTCCCTAGTCATACTCCTCCTAGTCTCCATATCAATCGTCATCATCGGGTGGTCCGTCAACAACAAATTCGCCTACATAGGCGCCGCCCGCGAAGCCCTGCTCGTCGCCGCCTACGAGCTACCCCTCATCCTCTCCTTCCTCGCCATGGCCCTCCTATACGGCACCCTAAACCCCCTGGAAATTGTGAACAAGCAGACAGCCCTCACAGGCGCGTTGCTCAACCCCCTGGCCTTCCTAGTCTTCATAATAGCTGCCGCAATGGCCACCGCCAGATTCCCCTTCGAAATAGCCGACTACGAAGGCGACGTAGCCACGGGCCCCTACAGCGACTACGGAGGCGTGTTTCTGGTTCTCTCCTTCGCCGGCGGCACCTACTACGCCACCTTCTCCTACTCCCTCCTCGCCACGGTGCTCTTCCTCGGCGGGTGGGCCCTGCCGGGCTATACGCCGGGGCCCTGGCCACGCGACATAATCGGCCACCTCATACTCGCCGCGTGGGTGCTGGCAAAAACCACGGCCCTCATGCTGTTCTACGCCTTCCTGAGAGCCGCCATGCCCGTCCTCCGGCTGGACCACACCCTCGTCCTCGGCTGGCGCGGGCTCCTGGCGCTGGGAGTAGCCGCAGTGGCGTGGTCAGCCGCCCTAAGAGTCCTCGGGCTGGCGCCATGA
- a CDS encoding NADH-quinone oxidoreductase subunit K codes for MTPAVAVGVVLILLGLYSIAVTRNLVRLLISLELVTVGAFAALAPASAVDPTLAFYGVLILVMISVSEASILAALIYRNYTMTKETDMSTMTRGRET; via the coding sequence ATGACCCCCGCGGTGGCGGTAGGCGTGGTGCTGATACTCCTCGGACTCTACAGCATAGCCGTGACCCGAAACTTGGTGAGGCTACTCATCTCACTCGAACTGGTGACTGTGGGCGCCTTCGCCGCCCTGGCGCCGGCCTCGGCGGTGGACCCAACCCTAGCCTTCTACGGCGTCTTGATACTGGTAATGATCTCCGTCTCCGAGGCCTCTATACTAGCCGCCTTGATATACCGCAACTACACCATGACCAAGGAAACAGACATGTCCACCATGACCAGGGGGAGGGAGACATGA
- a CDS encoding M1 family metallopeptidase, which translates to MKYLTGRDFAFPEYLPRYPREFDFEILHMRLDVSIDPQGGVVEGAVRYRARARRDGAAVVLDAVEMEVLGASHDYYYDGERIEIRPGWRRGEEAEVYVAYRARPRAGMYFIKPHGQRKGFYVWTQGESEYNRYWVPLPDSPNVKFPWTVAVTVPKPYVAGSNGLLVEVRDLGDRQTFVWELRHPMSPYLLAIAVGDFEIHRERCGGVELEYYVPRYVGGGWRHSFYNTCRIMQFFSEYLGVPYPYERYAQVVVPEFIYGGMENTTFTILTDWTIHDRHAHCPYTGFPCPEQEDFSSDPLVAHEMAHMWFGDLVTAKDWGHIAINESFATFVEALWTEASRGRDEYLYEIYTNFKTYLGEYSRRYSRPIVTNLYKIPDEVFDRHAYEKGSAVLHTLRSLLGDGVFRRALRLFLERYRYRAVDIEDLRKAFEEAAGRDLEWFWRQFWYSAGHPVLKVSWSYSEGSLRLQVKQAQGDDSYPVYTFPLEVKVVYEDGRREVREVALGDREVTLHLGAAKPRYICVDPAFKVMKALDLQYPLESAVAMVEDEDVYCRLQAVEVLKRNGSARAVEALGKALGDRFWGVAAEAARALGEVGTELAVAKLMEAYPKVLHPRVRRAIVEALGASRRREVGEFLDRVLHDLGESYYVRAEAARALGKVKWEFAEHSLKKALEYPSHVDVIKRGALEGLAELGTEDALKIVLRHAEPDMPTPVRASAVQALAKFGPRREVVEALRRYMRDENFRVRYAAVTAALELLDPKLMPDLHERAEQDVDGRIRRVAREIVEKLRKFMERGAEYQKLREEVEKLREEYRRLADRVARLER; encoded by the coding sequence ATGAAATACCTCACCGGTAGGGATTTCGCCTTTCCCGAATATCTACCCCGCTACCCCCGCGAATTCGACTTCGAGATCCTCCATATGCGTCTGGATGTGAGTATAGACCCGCAGGGGGGCGTGGTGGAGGGGGCCGTACGATATAGGGCCAGGGCGAGGAGGGACGGCGCGGCCGTTGTCCTCGACGCAGTGGAGATGGAGGTTCTGGGAGCCAGCCACGACTACTACTACGACGGCGAGAGGATTGAGATTAGGCCTGGCTGGAGGAGGGGAGAGGAGGCCGAGGTTTACGTGGCGTACAGGGCGAGGCCGAGGGCGGGTATGTACTTCATAAAGCCGCACGGGCAGAGGAAGGGGTTTTACGTGTGGACGCAGGGGGAGAGCGAGTACAACAGGTACTGGGTCCCCCTGCCCGACTCGCCTAATGTGAAGTTCCCCTGGACCGTGGCGGTGACCGTGCCCAAGCCCTACGTGGCTGGTAGCAACGGGCTTCTAGTGGAGGTGAGGGACCTCGGCGACAGGCAGACTTTTGTGTGGGAGCTGAGGCATCCAATGTCGCCGTATCTCCTGGCTATCGCCGTGGGTGATTTCGAAATCCACAGAGAGAGGTGCGGCGGCGTCGAGCTTGAGTACTACGTGCCGAGGTACGTGGGGGGCGGCTGGCGCCACTCATTCTACAACACATGTAGAATTATGCAGTTCTTCTCGGAGTACCTCGGGGTGCCGTATCCCTACGAGCGCTACGCGCAGGTGGTGGTGCCGGAGTTTATCTACGGAGGGATGGAGAACACCACCTTCACGATCCTGACGGACTGGACCATCCACGACAGGCACGCACACTGCCCCTACACCGGCTTCCCCTGCCCTGAGCAGGAGGACTTCTCCTCCGACCCGCTTGTGGCGCACGAAATGGCCCACATGTGGTTCGGCGACTTGGTGACAGCTAAGGACTGGGGACACATAGCCATTAACGAGTCCTTCGCCACGTTTGTAGAGGCTTTGTGGACCGAGGCGTCTAGGGGCCGGGATGAATATCTCTACGAGATCTACACGAACTTCAAGACGTATCTGGGGGAGTACTCCAGGCGGTACTCCCGGCCGATTGTCACTAATCTGTACAAGATCCCCGATGAGGTTTTTGATAGGCATGCATATGAGAAGGGCTCCGCCGTGTTGCACACCCTGCGTAGCCTCCTCGGCGACGGTGTGTTCCGCAGGGCGCTTAGGCTGTTCCTGGAGCGGTATAGGTACAGGGCGGTGGATATAGAGGATTTGCGGAAGGCGTTTGAGGAGGCGGCTGGGAGGGATTTGGAGTGGTTCTGGAGGCAGTTTTGGTACTCTGCGGGGCACCCCGTGTTGAAGGTCTCGTGGAGCTACTCCGAGGGCTCTCTGAGGCTTCAGGTTAAGCAGGCCCAGGGCGACGACAGCTACCCGGTGTACACCTTCCCTCTTGAGGTGAAGGTGGTTTATGAAGACGGGAGGAGGGAGGTTAGGGAGGTGGCGCTTGGCGACAGGGAGGTTACTCTCCACTTGGGGGCCGCCAAGCCGAGGTATATATGCGTCGATCCGGCTTTTAAAGTCATGAAGGCGCTGGACCTCCAGTACCCCCTGGAGTCCGCGGTGGCTATGGTGGAGGACGAGGACGTGTACTGCCGGTTGCAGGCCGTCGAGGTGTTGAAGAGGAACGGTAGCGCCAGGGCTGTGGAGGCGCTGGGCAAGGCGCTGGGGGATAGGTTCTGGGGGGTGGCGGCGGAGGCGGCGAGGGCTCTGGGGGAGGTTGGGACGGAGCTTGCAGTTGCCAAGTTGATGGAGGCGTATCCGAAGGTCTTACACCCGAGGGTGAGGCGGGCCATTGTGGAGGCGCTTGGGGCCTCTAGGCGTAGGGAGGTGGGGGAGTTTCTAGATAGGGTGCTTCACGACCTGGGGGAGAGCTACTACGTCAGGGCGGAGGCCGCCAGGGCGCTGGGTAAGGTGAAGTGGGAGTTCGCCGAGCATAGTCTAAAGAAGGCGCTTGAGTACCCCAGCCATGTCGACGTGATTAAGAGGGGGGCTCTGGAGGGGCTCGCCGAGCTGGGCACCGAAGATGCGTTGAAGATTGTCTTGCGCCACGCGGAGCCGGATATGCCGACGCCGGTGAGGGCGTCAGCGGTGCAGGCCCTGGCGAAGTTTGGCCCGCGGAGGGAGGTGGTCGAGGCGCTTAGGAGGTATATGCGGGATGAGAACTTTAGAGTGAGGTACGCCGCCGTGACCGCCGCTCTGGAGTTGCTGGACCCAAAGCTGATGCCGGACCTCCACGAGAGGGCTGAGCAAGACGTAGACGGGCGGATTAGGCGGGTGGCTAGGGAGATTGTGGAGAAGCTGAGGAAGTTTATGGAGCGGGGGGCTGAGTACCAGAAGCTGAGGGAGGAGGTGGAGAAGCTTAGGGAGGAGTACAGGAGGCTCGCCGACCGCGTGGCTAGGCTGGAGAGGTGA